In one window of Pseudobdellovibrionaceae bacterium DNA:
- a CDS encoding patatin-like phospholipase family protein, whose translation MKTALVLTGGGARGAYQAGVIKGLSEIADRCGATNCFGIMNGVSAGAINAVFCASGAHDFSTTAAALADLWTHLRPEQVYRSDLMSLGRIGAGWMADLALGNLRAKKKAHHLLDTAPLKKLLNEKVDFSKISENLKKGHLQALVCTTFSYTHGKTVAYIQSELATEMWSRPRRESRATVITEDHVMASAAVPLLFPQIAIDGEHFSDGTFRNTAPLGPAINLGAEKILVVGVRHQKHVHVDSSIGPDGPSVARMVGHLLNSLFFDLTNVDIERLVNINLALQKLSKAEVEKLRYTPVRHLYLQPSKDLGALAEQVAHRIPRSVQYLLAGLGTRHESAELASYLLFDSEYTAALVDMGYQDCIERQQEIKDFLNS comes from the coding sequence GTGAAAACGGCATTGGTGTTGACGGGGGGAGGCGCTCGAGGAGCCTACCAAGCGGGCGTCATAAAGGGACTCAGCGAAATCGCCGATCGGTGTGGAGCCACAAACTGTTTTGGTATTATGAACGGCGTGAGTGCTGGTGCTATAAATGCGGTATTTTGCGCCAGTGGGGCCCATGACTTTTCCACCACAGCAGCAGCTCTGGCTGATTTGTGGACCCATTTGCGCCCAGAGCAGGTTTATCGCTCCGATTTGATGTCCTTGGGGCGTATCGGTGCGGGATGGATGGCGGATTTGGCACTGGGTAATCTGCGCGCCAAGAAGAAAGCCCACCACCTTTTGGATACGGCTCCCCTTAAGAAACTACTTAATGAAAAAGTAGACTTCTCAAAGATCTCTGAAAATTTAAAAAAAGGTCACTTGCAAGCACTGGTTTGTACCACTTTTTCTTACACTCACGGTAAGACGGTGGCCTATATTCAATCAGAATTGGCCACAGAAATGTGGTCCCGACCTCGAAGAGAGAGTCGGGCGACGGTGATCACCGAAGACCATGTAATGGCCTCAGCGGCAGTGCCTCTTTTGTTTCCACAAATTGCCATTGATGGTGAGCATTTTAGTGATGGGACTTTTCGCAACACAGCCCCTTTGGGGCCGGCGATCAATTTGGGTGCTGAAAAAATTCTGGTTGTGGGTGTGCGCCATCAAAAACATGTGCATGTGGACTCAAGTATCGGCCCTGATGGCCCCAGTGTGGCCAGAATGGTCGGTCATCTTTTGAATTCCTTGTTTTTTGATTTAACCAATGTGGACATTGAGCGACTTGTGAATATCAACTTAGCCCTTCAAAAACTGTCAAAGGCCGAAGTAGAGAAACTTCGCTACACTCCCGTGCGACACCTTTATCTCCAGCCTTCAAAAGATCTGGGGGCCTTGGCTGAGCAGGTGGCCCATCGAATCCCACGCTCTGTTCAATACCTCTTGGCGGGGTTAGGGACTCGGCATGAATCGGCAGAGCTGGCCAGCTATCTTCTGTTTGATAGCGAGTATACGGCGGCTCTAGTGGATATGGGATATCAAGACTGTATTGAGCGACAGCAAGAAATTAAGGATTTTCTAAATTCTTAG
- a CDS encoding histidine triad nucleotide-binding protein — MGLLRPKENKLTLFQKIINREIPADIVYEDDLCLAFHDVNPQAPTHILVIPKEPITSMAELADSNKALMGHLLVVVAEIAKQQNLAESGYRVVINTNEDGGQTVFHLHIHLLGGRSLNWPPG; from the coding sequence ATGGGTTTGTTGAGGCCAAAGGAGAATAAATTGACCCTATTTCAAAAAATCATAAACCGCGAAATTCCGGCTGATATTGTTTATGAAGATGATCTGTGCCTAGCATTTCATGATGTCAATCCGCAAGCGCCCACACATATACTGGTTATTCCAAAAGAACCCATTACCTCAATGGCTGAACTGGCTGATTCCAATAAAGCCCTGATGGGGCACCTTTTGGTTGTGGTCGCTGAAATTGCCAAACAGCAAAACCTGGCAGAATCCGGTTATCGGGTGGTGATCAACACCAACGAAGATGGCGGACAAACCGTGTTTCATTTGCACATCCACCTCCTTGGCGGCCGATCTCTGAATTGGCCCCCGGGCTAA
- the phoU gene encoding phosphate signaling complex protein PhoU, translating into MTKHLRDELDRLKRELLALGSLVEENLNRAFRAWNECNEPLAQQVISNDRRIDETEVEIEEKCLQVMALHQPVATDLRFLVAVLKINNDLERIGDLAANIARTAKNLAGRTDMDLPVDFTTMQEHTRLMVKEALDALITMDTTVARKVLESDRIVDKINYENFHLISDAISKDPAKTREMIRCLNTSKHLERIADYATNIAEDVIYLVEGVIVRHGFVEAKGE; encoded by the coding sequence ATGACGAAACATCTACGTGACGAACTCGATCGATTAAAGCGTGAGCTCCTGGCCCTGGGCTCTTTAGTGGAAGAAAATCTAAATAGAGCCTTTCGAGCCTGGAATGAATGCAATGAACCTCTGGCCCAACAAGTGATCAGCAACGACCGACGTATTGATGAAACCGAAGTGGAAATTGAAGAAAAATGCCTTCAAGTAATGGCCCTACACCAACCTGTGGCCACAGACCTTCGCTTTTTAGTGGCTGTACTTAAAATCAATAATGACCTTGAGCGCATTGGCGATTTAGCGGCCAATATTGCGCGAACCGCAAAAAACCTCGCCGGACGAACTGACATGGACTTGCCAGTGGATTTCACCACCATGCAGGAACACACACGCCTGATGGTTAAAGAGGCCCTGGATGCGCTTATAACCATGGACACCACCGTCGCCCGCAAAGTTCTCGAATCTGACCGGATCGTGGATAAAATCAACTACGAAAACTTTCACCTCATATCAGATGCCATCTCCAAAGACCCCGCAAAGACTCGAGAAATGATTCGTTGCCTGAATACTTCAAAGCACCTTGAACGCATTGCTGATTATGCCACCAATATTGCTGAAGACGTTATCTACCTTGTGGAAGGTGTGATTGTGCGACATGGGTTTGTTGAGGCCAAAGGAGAATAA
- a CDS encoding phosphate ABC transporter ATP-binding protein: protein MTVDSIIKPVIDIKDVSIFYGDKQAVKNVSMPVRAKSVTAVIGPSGCGKSTLLRSINRMNDLIPNVRVEGEIVFDGQNIYSPKTDPAEVRRRVGMVFQKPNPFPKSIYKNIVWGPKVNNYKVDWDELVETSLRGAALWDEVKDRLHESALALSGGQQQRLCIARAIAMSPEVILMDEPCSALDPKATARVEDLIDELKDNYTIIIVTHNMQQASRVSQQTAFFYEGHLIEYGDTRKLFTNPREKRTEDYITGRFG, encoded by the coding sequence ATGACTGTCGATTCAATAATAAAACCAGTAATAGATATAAAAGATGTCTCCATTTTTTACGGAGATAAGCAGGCTGTGAAGAATGTTTCCATGCCGGTGCGAGCAAAATCGGTAACCGCTGTTATTGGCCCCTCTGGTTGTGGCAAGAGCACCCTGCTAAGAAGCATCAACCGAATGAACGACCTCATCCCCAATGTGCGCGTGGAAGGTGAAATTGTATTTGACGGGCAAAATATCTACTCGCCAAAAACTGATCCTGCGGAAGTCCGCCGGCGAGTGGGCATGGTTTTTCAAAAGCCCAATCCATTTCCAAAATCAATTTATAAAAATATTGTTTGGGGCCCCAAAGTAAATAACTACAAAGTGGACTGGGACGAGTTGGTGGAAACCTCCTTGCGCGGAGCTGCATTGTGGGATGAAGTCAAAGACCGCCTTCACGAATCGGCGCTGGCTTTGTCTGGCGGACAACAGCAGCGCCTTTGTATTGCCCGTGCCATTGCCATGAGTCCAGAAGTGATATTAATGGACGAACCCTGCTCGGCCCTTGACCCTAAGGCCACAGCCCGGGTGGAAGACCTCATTGATGAACTCAAAGACAACTACACTATAATTATCGTAACCCATAATATGCAGCAAGCCTCCCGAGTCTCCCAACAAACGGCCTTTTTCTATGAAGGGCACTTGATTGAATATGGTGACACGCGTAAACTGTTTACGAATCCGCGGGAAAAGCGCACTGAAGATTACATCACTGGGCGCTTTGGCTAG
- the pstA gene encoding phosphate ABC transporter permease PstA, translated as MNSKRYKKDRIFKYLTVAATSFSVFILCALLYHIAHTGFSWVSWDFLNRFPSRFPQKAGIKAAIWGSLWIMGLTTLIAVPLGVATAVYLQEYAKKGMFVRLLQVNIANLAGMPSIIYGLLGLAVFVRFLGLDRSILAGALTLTLLVLPVIIIASQEAIRAVPREVKLGAYALGARRWQTITGQILPAALPGIMTGVILSLSRAIGETAPLIMVGALSYVAFVPESVNDPFTVLPLQIFNWAGRPQEEFHSLAAAAIIVLLLVLFSMNFVAIFIRQRFQRYRL; from the coding sequence GTGAATTCAAAACGCTACAAAAAAGACCGAATATTTAAATATTTGACCGTGGCGGCCACAAGTTTTTCTGTGTTTATTTTATGCGCGCTTCTATATCACATAGCCCACACGGGGTTTTCTTGGGTCAGCTGGGACTTTCTCAATCGATTTCCCTCCCGATTCCCCCAAAAAGCCGGCATCAAAGCGGCCATTTGGGGAAGTTTATGGATTATGGGACTCACTACTCTGATTGCCGTACCCCTCGGTGTGGCCACAGCGGTGTATCTTCAAGAGTATGCTAAAAAAGGAATGTTTGTTCGGCTGTTGCAAGTGAATATCGCAAATCTCGCGGGGATGCCGTCTATTATATATGGATTATTGGGACTCGCGGTCTTTGTGCGCTTCCTGGGTCTTGACCGAAGCATTTTAGCCGGCGCCCTGACGTTAACTCTTTTGGTGTTGCCGGTCATAATCATTGCCTCGCAGGAGGCCATTCGCGCGGTCCCTCGAGAGGTCAAGCTAGGTGCCTACGCCCTTGGGGCCCGACGCTGGCAAACCATTACCGGGCAAATCCTACCGGCGGCTTTGCCGGGCATCATGACCGGAGTCATCTTGTCACTTTCTAGAGCCATTGGTGAAACAGCGCCACTGATTATGGTGGGGGCCTTAAGTTATGTGGCCTTTGTGCCCGAGTCGGTGAATGATCCGTTTACAGTACTGCCCCTTCAGATTTTTAACTGGGCCGGTCGCCCGCAAGAAGAATTTCACAGTTTGGCGGCAGCAGCCATTATTGTATTGCTGCTTGTCTTGTTTAGTATGAACTTTGTTGCCATATTCATTCGCCAAAGGTTTCAAAGGTACCGCCTATGA
- the pstC gene encoding phosphate ABC transporter permease subunit PstC, which yields MIRNKYIDHGVHGFLLVCVLITVAVTLSVIFVLSEETWQFFQQVPLPDFLFGTQWQPIIKPQTFGVLPLLAGTVLIVVGASIVALPMGLLVATYLNEFASEKQRSVVKPILEILAGIPTVVYGYFALTFITPLLKAVYPETEIFNAASGALVVGIMILPMVASLVDDGFRAVPRALREGAYGLGATRYEVITQVVMPAAGSRIGAAVVLAVSRAVGETMAVTMAAGATPNMTINPFESIQTMTAYIVQVSLGDTPAGGIEYLTAFAVGTLLFVLTLLMNAVGNHFIHKMSWETT from the coding sequence ATGATTCGAAACAAATATATCGATCATGGAGTGCATGGTTTTTTATTAGTCTGTGTGCTCATCACTGTTGCCGTTACGCTTTCGGTGATATTTGTATTGAGCGAAGAAACTTGGCAGTTTTTTCAACAGGTCCCGTTGCCAGATTTTTTATTCGGCACTCAGTGGCAGCCCATAATCAAACCCCAAACCTTTGGGGTTTTGCCCTTGCTGGCGGGCACTGTATTGATTGTGGTTGGAGCTTCCATTGTGGCTCTGCCCATGGGACTTCTCGTTGCCACATACCTCAATGAATTCGCATCTGAAAAGCAGCGATCCGTGGTCAAACCCATATTAGAAATCCTGGCCGGTATTCCGACTGTGGTCTATGGTTACTTTGCTTTAACCTTTATCACGCCCTTATTAAAGGCCGTCTATCCTGAAACAGAAATCTTTAATGCGGCAAGTGGAGCCCTCGTTGTCGGCATCATGATTCTTCCCATGGTGGCTTCGCTTGTGGACGATGGCTTTCGGGCTGTTCCCCGCGCGCTTCGAGAAGGGGCCTACGGGCTTGGGGCCACCCGCTATGAAGTGATCACCCAAGTGGTGATGCCTGCAGCGGGATCTCGTATTGGCGCAGCCGTGGTGCTCGCCGTCTCTCGAGCCGTTGGAGAAACCATGGCCGTGACCATGGCCGCCGGCGCCACCCCGAACATGACTATAAATCCTTTTGAAAGCATCCAAACAATGACCGCCTATATTGTTCAAGTGAGTCTGGGGGATACTCCTGCCGGCGGCATTGAATATTTGACAGCCTTTGCCGTGGGCACATTATTGTTTGTTCTGACTTTGTTGATGAATGCGGTGGGAAATCACTTTATCCATAAAATGAGTTGGGAGACCACTTAG
- a CDS encoding PstS family phosphate ABC transporter substrate-binding protein, with protein sequence MRLSNLYQYAISLTVFLIGTAAGASLKSGTVSVDGSSTVYPLTEAVAEEFRGESPQIRVPIGVSGTGGGFKKFVSGEIDIVDASRPISASEIAKASKAGLTYLEIPVAYDGIAVVVNPKNTWAKTMTVAELKKIWMPESKVTKWSDVRSDWPKTEIKLYGPGPDSGTYDYFTKAIVGKEHSSRADYTKSEDDNMLVHGVAGDEGALGFFGFAYYKENESKLHAVAIDNGKGPVSPNLDSINKNTYAPLSRPVYIYVNKKSLERPEVSKFVSFYLTHAKGLSKQVGFVPLADSSYEKSLKTIAASGVPTAKVN encoded by the coding sequence AGCGGCCGGGGCCTCGTTGAAATCAGGTACCGTCAGCGTGGATGGCTCGAGCACCGTCTACCCCCTCACTGAAGCCGTTGCTGAAGAATTCAGAGGCGAAAGCCCCCAAATTCGCGTGCCTATTGGCGTGTCGGGTACTGGTGGTGGATTTAAAAAATTTGTCAGTGGCGAAATCGATATTGTAGATGCCTCTCGCCCCATATCGGCCAGTGAAATAGCTAAGGCCTCTAAAGCTGGCCTCACCTATCTCGAAATTCCAGTGGCTTATGATGGAATCGCCGTCGTTGTGAATCCTAAAAATACATGGGCAAAAACTATGACGGTAGCTGAACTTAAAAAGATCTGGATGCCCGAAAGTAAAGTCACTAAATGGAGCGATGTTCGATCTGATTGGCCCAAAACCGAAATAAAACTCTACGGACCTGGCCCTGACAGCGGCACCTACGATTACTTCACAAAAGCTATTGTGGGCAAAGAACACTCTAGCCGAGCTGATTACACCAAAAGTGAAGATGACAATATGCTGGTTCACGGAGTGGCAGGAGATGAAGGTGCTCTGGGCTTTTTTGGATTTGCATACTATAAAGAGAATGAGTCCAAGCTTCATGCTGTAGCTATAGACAATGGCAAGGGGCCCGTTTCTCCCAACTTAGACTCTATCAACAAAAATACCTACGCCCCGCTTTCCCGTCCTGTTTACATTTACGTGAATAAAAAATCTCTAGAGCGTCCTGAAGTTTCAAAATTTGTCTCATTTTATCTGACTCATGCGAAAGGACTCTCTAAGCAAGTAGGATTTGTTCCACTTGCTGACAGCTCCTATGAAAAGTCGCTGAAAACAATTGCTGCTAGTGGTGTTCCAACAGCAAAAGTGAACTAG